The DNA window aaatgttttgcaaatattcttaactacatattaattataaTGCCAATCAGTGATTACATTCATTTTTCACGAACAGCAgctataatactactactactactactactactaataataatcagTAGTAATCCAGCTGACGAAGGACGTTCTCTCAAAGTCTAAcggttttaattattatttaaatgtatctatTCTTGTTTCAGAACGTCCAGGGAACATTGGAAAGTAACATTCTCGAGATGTTTGATAATGCTACAATGGAATGTTCTGATAACAGGTGTAACAAAACAACACGGGTTTAAACAGGGCGAACTCCCCgagaacattcagaaacattCATGGAACTGAAGCAGAATGTTTCTAGAACACAGAGCCTATTGTTAGCTGAACTTTCCATTCCGTATGGGTTATACAAATTTCCATTCTGTATGGGTTATTAGGGAACCAAATTATAATGTTCTAGCaatgttcttttatttgtttcatCTATAAAATAAGATTTCCCAAACCTTAAGTGAGTCATATGTGATTGCTGGAGTTTCCAGTGTGAAACATTAGCAGAACTGCTCACAGGGATCATTTGTATAACCTGACCTGTCCAGCCCTGAATATTGCCCTCcccagtgttttgatttgatcaGACTGAGCTCAGATGATGAACACATGATTTATTATCAAAACATTACATGGGGAAGAAGACAGACAGAGTGACTCCAACACAAACTCTCAGCTTCATTCTGAcagtctttcatacttttctctCTCAATCATATTAGAGAGAGAtattagatttgtttttgttttttgtttctgtcaTTTGCTTTGAAAAATAGTTGAAGTAAATAAAGTTaaccttttaatattttatttcagttaatgtttattttatttcaagtaacataattgtttttttaaattcctttttgtcttaaatatttagataattaaataattctaatgatattaattgaaataatttaatcaattaaattagtGTATTTctcattattagtattttttaatgtttatatggtagtttttattaattttttcaattaaatggaaatgagaaatgttgaaattaaaataaattacttttttttacatttcgtttcagttaatgtttattattagttttttatgtctttagttttagttaattataataaccctgattttacacattttgcttctcaagtcaATCTAAtaatagaaaatgaaataaataatttaatttaacattttccttagttttttttgtatctgttatttttttatatatattttttaaatatatcaacataattattataatatttttactttattttagctaaactaaatgaaaataatgaaaaatgttgatttgaaaactaataaaacaagtttaatatatatatatatatatatatatatatatatatatatatatatatatatatatatatatatatattcagttaatatttatatattataatatttattttatttaaagtaacagaaatgtttttaagTGCTATTTgtagtaattaattattaaaacccTGATCCAGAAGAATTATTTTCCACATGTTGCTTCTAAAGACACTGAATGGGATTGAATGCACACCTCAGGACTGTCTCTCTGCTCTCCTCCAGGTGCAGTTATGAGGAGTGTAAGGCCACAGCTGATTGGCTGCTGGCTCAGGCCCCAGTGCGCCCCCTGCTGGGGATCGTGTGCGGCTCCGGACTCGGAGGACTGGCAGAGATGCTGAAAGATCCTCTGGTGATCAAGTACAGTGACATCCCGAGCTTCCCTCAGAGCACCGGTGAGTTCAGAGCATGTGCTGCAGCTGATGCGCTGTAATCGTCTCCAGACTCACTCCTAACCCTGTTTTCTGTAGTTCACGGTCACGCTGGAAGGCTGGTGTTCGGCACGCTTAAAGGAACGCCGTGTGTTTGCATGCAGGGCAGGTTTCACCTGTATGAAGGATACCCCATTCAGAAGGTGATTAACACACTGACAGCTCATCTCAGATAGACCCAGCTAACAAAACCATCTTCTAACGTTCTGCTTGTGTTTCCAGAAAGTTATGAAAGGGTTCAGTCGGATTGTTCTCTCAAAAATTGTCTTTCTGTTTTTGTCTTGGTTGTTCATGTTTCCTTAAGCATCATCGacatatagttttttattatatatatttagaattttcttttttttttacatttttttttttgttatcgtTTCAGTAATTtagtacattttgtttttattagatatttttatttatttatattttaattaattaaaaatatcggttttagttttttttatgtctatagagttatcatttgtttttgtttcagttttagttcttctcgaacatcaagttaaactaaactatttgtttttttaaatacacctACATAATTGTCTGTaatttttaggtttaatttaattttctgaaatgaaataagtttatgtttttcatatttcattttatctcaaagtttttgcattttaagtaacaaaacatttttttatgggTTTAGATTTAATTTGAGTTAATCATAATAGAACACATAAATGGAACATTACAttgtatcattttgcaaacattatagaaatgttacttttgaaaaACTGTTAAAGTTCTGAAAAAGTAGCAACATTTAAACTTGTTAGATAAACATCCAACTGAAACATTTACAGAAAAACCTTCCATgatttgagaacattattaaagaacaGAGGGCTTTACACGAATATTTCCACAGAACGTTCCGAGCTCATTCCCAGTCTTCCGAGGAGGAGCTGTTGTCTTTCATTATCTCCTGCACTGTATCACTCCTGTATTATCAGTGTTTGCTGAATGTAaatatcagctgtgtttttatGAATACAAAGCAAACTTTACACGTGTGAAATGTTCACAGAGTTACACAATCATCTCTCTAGTCCTGCTCTTCTGAGAATAAGTGCATAGATCCCTGACTATCATCCCGGTGTTTGTCTGTGCATTACATGTTTCTGGTGATTCTGAGATGAAATGTGGCGTTGTTTCTGATGCTGTGGTGATCTGGTTTGGGCAGACCACGATGCCGATCCGTGTGTTTAAGCTGATGGGTGTTGAGACGGTCATCCTGACCAACGCCGCCGGAGGACTCAACCCAGACTTCACTGTGGGAGACATCATGGTCATCAAAGACCACATCAATATTCCCGGATTCGCTGGAAACAACCCGCTGGTGGGAGCGAACGACGAGAGGTGAGACTCTGATGATGCTGATGTGAGTCTGAGATTCTACTACATCAATAACAGCACTGAATATtttttagaacacaaattaaaaaagcTAAAGCACTAGATATAtgtctatataaatacatttacatataaatacatacaatgtttttattaactgaaatgttttttctgtTCTCATGTTAGATGCATGTACTAGGAGcaccttataaaataaaataacaacaaatccCTCGTGTTTACGCACACCTGGCGAATAAAGCTGATTCTGGTTCTACATACTGAGAGTATAGTGACTGACGGAGAGGAgtctgagctggatgatgatgatgatgatgttctgGTGTGTGTGGCTCAGGTTCGGTCAGCGGTTCCCGTGTATGTCAGAAGCGTATGACCGCGGTCTGCAGCAGATGCTTCACGCGATCGCAGCGGAGCTGGGTTACTCTTCCTTCATGCAGGAGGGTGTGTACAGTGTGCTGGGCGGCCCGTCCTTCGAGACCATCGCCGAGTGCAGAATGCTGCGCTCCCTCGGAGCCGACGCCGTCGGTCAGTCTAATATCACTCAGTTATTATTAGCATTAATTACACTtccttatatatatgtgtgtgtttgagtgcgtAGTTTGTAATTGTTCTGTGTTTTGTGTTCATGAAAGAATCATAAAAGAAGTAAAATAATAAGTGTGCCGGGTCAGTTGTGCTGTTGATCGGAGCTTGTTTTGACAGAGATGGAGGGAGACGGTGTCACAGAAGCAGTGTGATGTGTGAAACTgaacaggagtgtgtgtgtgtgtctctgtgtgtgtgtgttttaaggcaTGAGCACGGTTCACGAGGTGATCGTGGCGCGTCACTGTGGGATGAGGGTCGTGGCTCTGTCTCTGATCACCAATCAGGCGGTGATGGACTACGACAGCGAGAAGAAAGCCAATCACCAGGAGGTTCTGCAGACGGGGGAACTGAGAGCGCAGCAGATGGAGAAACTGGTCTCCACCCTGGTGTCCCGCATGCAGCTGCAAAACAACCAGCACTAAAGCACTGAGCCACTCGCTGACCGCCAGACGCTCGCTGACCACATGGATACTAGTCAGACATCTTTATACTGCAGGGACAATGGGAACAATTTcacatcaaacaatcctgaaagatATAAAGAGAGGTTTGAAACTTCTGCTTCTGTCATCGCCAAAGTTATTCTACTTTAAACTGAGTACTTTAATGAGTATTTATTGTGTCCAAACGTCTTAAGCgtgatttatttaaaactttaattaatcaAGTGGAAAATAATGCACAAACATATCCAGTCTTGAAGAAAATTGGCATTAtgtttttgattttataaaaGAAGAATGTTACTGAATTCATTGTGAGGTACTGAACTGAAGATTACTGTATTTATGTGACCTATTTATGTAAAGCAGCTTAAACTATAAGGTTTTTGAGGTTGTTTTAACTTGCACTAGATGATGGAGTACTGTGGTGTTTTGTGTGTCAGATTTAAGATCTGAATCGCTGTTTTACTGACTTTTACCAGCACTTTTCccaaagacatttattttattgacctGAACCTTGAAATCGCACTTCAGGCTTTACTGATGTTTCTGTGTGATCTGCttcaatgcaattaaaaataatgttgtacCAACAGTTTTCTCTGAATGACATTAGAGTGTTACTGTAATATTCCTACATCTTTCTGAGATATTAACCAGTTTTTTCCCAATCCAAACATTTCCAGTTTCCTCAGTCTCCTTACAAATAATTTCCATGACATCACATATTGATTCTTGTCCATAAATCACTAAATTGTCCTTCTTTCTCCTGAACAGTCATTTCTTGTTCAATAAAGTCACTCTTGTTTTTACTTAATAATGtaaatcttgtttttatttttattgcagccattaaaatacagtgaaactgtaaaaaaaatcatccaCATAACAGGCTCATAACATGATGGAGGGAACAggtaatctattattattattattattaatgccttACATCAGAACagtaaaatgagaaatattcaaatgtaaaaaaagaaaaacaattaatgaTAAACAACCAGTTTTGGGCAAGTTACTTGGAAAATATAATGAGCTAAGCTGCAGCAAGATGACAAAAgtttgctacatctaagctattGTTTGTTTCCATTTTTATACTGAACTAATATCATACCAAGTCAATGCAATCTCTGTGATCAATAGAACTGTCAGTCAAGCAGACAGACGGGCATAATAGTTTAGTTGTTTATTCACCAATTGTTCGAAaccaatttggcaacaaaaatctgaacctattttttttttctattaattttgtaTGCAAGGAAAGATGAGTCGTGGTATGAACACAAACAACAGTCTTTAATCATCCAGAAACTAGGAATACAGGAAAGAAAACAGGCAGCACAATAAGGATAGACATTATAGACTCAACCAGGAATCATGGGGCTATGGAATGATATTCCGGACGTTATTCAAAAGatattgcaaattgtatttgcaattgcgttttcaatttgtggatgcataaattgtgacataatccaaatgcaaatcgcgcattaccgtttgcattttcgCTTTCCCGAACACACAGTGAGTGCCAAATTTCAAATTGAAAAGCAAAGTCCATTTGCAAATGCAACTCTCATGTCTTACaagctatgagcctgtcatatttaaaaagcaatattaattaccacattgcTTTTACACTCTCTCTGCACAGcgcatgtaaactgccaaaactcaaatggaatcgcaattccttttgcatttgaatttctgACGTCTACAcagaaacctgtcaatcaagtgacaggggtggggctattttattgggcgtgtttgcattgggaagtgacatcactcacagtcgacggtaataaacaattatttacagACGCTTTTGCGGAATGTTTTGAAATATGGAAGTAATCGGTGAAATTGGGGAGGACATGTTGACACTCGCGCACCAAGTTGACGACAGTTCATACTGTACAGATTTCCTTTTACTCAGAAGCCATTTGGTTTTGGACAGGTTAAATGAGTTTGTGGCCTtcaccttgaatttgatgcgagcggctactcttagccagtgtaacctgatgaggagaggagtaacgtgagcttttttttggctcattgaagacaaccctcactgctgcattttggatcacttgcagaggcttgacagtacatgcaggaagagccaggatagcattacaatagtccagtctggagagaacaagagcttggacaagaagttgggtggcttgctcttcctcctaatgttgtataaggcaaacctgcagcagcgggtcgttgtagcaatgtggtctgtgaagcttaactaatgatccatcacaactccttggtttctggctgtcctggaaggagtaatggttgacgaacccagccttatagagaagttgtgatgaagcaatgggttagctggaatcaccaggagttctgtcttcttaaggttaagctgaaggtgatggtcattcatcagctagaaatgtcactcagacaggctgaaatgcgagcagctaccgtcgggtcatctggttggaatgagaaggagagttgagtgtcatcagcgtagcagtgataagaaaagccatgcttctgaatgacagatcctaatgacgtcatgtagatggagaagagaagtggtccaagtactgagccctgaggaaccccagtagcacaAGACACAAGACACAGCAGGGCTGGTGACCAAGGAGCAGGTGGTGGAGGAGGCCAATGTGGAGATGGAGAGCTGATGAGCCAGGGTGACGAGGAGGGTCTGGAGTGGAACTGATGGCTGCGGATCGAGCCGGAGTGACAGAGGGACGAGGAGCAGCCAAAGGGAAAGGAGGAGCCCGACGGAGCCGAAGGGATGAGGTGCTGCCGGAGGGATGATCCCCGAGGCAATGGATGGTAGATAAcagaccaaggtggagccagCAGGACGAGGGAGCCAGTGGAGCTATCTTTCCTTTGCAAGACAAGTTTCtagtatttgtaaaactgaatttttccatctcaaaaatatatgtaAGTTGCGACCTATGCTTTcattcaaggttagattattgtaatgctttattgggtggttgttctgcattcTTAATAAACAAACCCCAGCTGATCTAAAATTCAgcagttcttactagaaccaagaAGTATGACCGTATTAGCCccgttctgtcaacactgcattggctccctattaaacactttatacattataaaatctttcaaattacttacaaagccctgaatggtttagcacctcagtatttgtaTGAGCTCTTGTTATATTATAATCCCCCACGTCCACTGTGTTCTCAAATCTCTGgccatttgataatacctagaatatagaAATCAACTGCGGGTAGCAGATCCCGAACTACATTCGCTCCCAAAAACTGCTATTGCCTATGTTCTGTTCTCAGTTTTTCTGTCTATTTCCAGCTTCTGTTTGCTTTGTGCCTTGTTTGTCCTCATATTAACCCTTGTTTGTTGCCATAGCTACCCTTTTAGTTTCCATGTCAACCAATCACCTTCACCTGTCCCTTGTAAGCCACTGGTTTTCCTGTGTTTTCCTGTGTTCTTTGTCTTGTGTTGTCTTTAGTGAAACCTCTTTCTTGTTTCTGAAACACTCAAGCCCCATATATATACATTCCGTATACTCCAATGGATGAGTTTGATAATTATGCAGAACCATCGAGTAGACTCATTCTGTTTCAAAATTCACTTCAAGCTTGTGCTATTGTACACAAACTGtccacatggtaaaaaaaaatagggcTGAAACAGACAGTGTGAACAGACATCATTGGACTCTTCTTATTTCTTTGAGTGTTTGTCTGAGACTGGAATCTAGTACACATTTAATTGTCAGGGTTCCCAATTATTAGTCTAAGAGAATCACGTTTCCAAGTCAAGTTCTTTGCTTTTACTTTAATAACAGTCAGGTGTGTTGAAACTAAACTCAGCAGGAATGAGGAAGCTGCTTCACAGACTCACAGACACACCTGTTTTACACACGTCACTCAAACACAGAACCAGGAAACAGAAACACATGACTTCAGGGAAAGAGAAACTGAAGTGTAGTTgagctgttgtgtgtttgtgtctctgtgttcatgcagtaaaatggcagaagccagaTTTTCTCAGGATGAGTTCATGTGTCCGgtgtgtctggatctcctgaaggatccagtggccattccctgtggacacagttactgtaagatctgtattacagactgctgggatcaggaggatcagaagagagtctacagctgtcctcagtgcagacagaccttcagtccaagacctgctttatctagaaacaccatgctggctgaagtggtggagaaactgaagaagaccagaCTCTCTGCTGACTGTGAggctggagctggagatgtgcagtgtgacgtctgtactggaagaaaatacagaGCCGTCAAGTCCTGTCTGATGTGTCTGAACTCTTACTGTCAGAATCACCTCGAACAACACGAGAGTTGGTTTAGAGGAAAGAGACACAAAGTGACTGAAGTcactggacgactgcaggagatgatctgccagaaacatgagaagaTCCTCGAGGTTTTCTGTCGCACTGATCAGAAGTGTATATGTCTGCTGTGTACGATTATTGAACATAAAAACCATGACATTGTTCCAGCTGCAGACCAGAGGACAGAGACACAGGTATTCAGTAgtctttttattttctgtgtagaTCCACAGCTTAATTACACAGAAACACAGTTAGTGTGAAGCTCTATGTCTGTGTCAGTTTAACCTTTATAATACTTACACACGCAGCATGAAACAAGCCTTAAtcttcatgttaattaatgtatgATTAATGTATCATAACAGATCTTCACTTCTGGAGTTTGAACCTACAGCCATTAGTTGTCAGCTCCTCTTTTACTGGATTGATCTGTTCATGATGATTTAGAgccagtagttttctgtgagattgacgatcatctgtttgtcctgcagaagcagctgaaggagactcagaagacgctccagcagagaatccagcagagagagaaagatctccagcagctgagagagactgtggagtctcataaggtgagtctggagaagaagagaagtttgtctccgtctcagttcagactcactgaagctgaatcactgtgtgtcctaacagcgctctgcacagacagcagtggaggacagtgagaggatctttactgagctcatccgctccattgagagaagccgctctgagctgatacgactgatcagagatcaggaaaagactgcagtgagtcgagctgaagaacgactggagcgactggagcaggagatcaatgatctgaggaggagagacgctgagctggagcagctttcacacacacaggatcacatccagttcctgcaggtaacacacatcTAGAAGAACAGGATCATAGTGGACTTGAGCAGATCCTGCTGTGACAGAGACTCACAGAGAAACAGTTCATGAGTGTCTTATTATATAATCATCAGTCAGACTCTCATCTGATCTTCTTCTTCTGAAAGAAACACAAATCTCCTAGGAATTATTCCTCTCAGCTCTTTCTTCTGGAAGATGTATTTAGCTGCTAAACACCACTAGAACCACCAACAGTTCAAAACTTCACTAACATTTCAGCTTTTTACCTCATTTTTCCTTCTGATTTACTACATAATGGTGAAATCAGTGAACTCGATAGTACAGATTCTGAGTAACATTCATCAAAATTGGATCAGGTGAACTTCAAACTTGATCAAatagatttttatgattttattagaCTCCACAAATTTTCAAGAAAATACTTCATTTATCAAAACAATGCAATATAAGCAGATTGAATTGTGTTCCCTTATAGTAATCAAATTGACCCCTGTAcacttgttgaacacttaccaCTTAAACTAACCCAtatcaccaaacctgtccctaaccaaCAGCAGTATGTTGCGGCTGTGATCTAAAgtgtttctgtgttttctgtagagtttccagtctctctcagctcctcctgaatctacagacgtaaatgatgatctcttcagttctctcttctcttctgatgatctgagagaatctgtccatcagctgagagacaaactggaggatttctgtAAAGAGGAGctcaagaagatctcagacagaggtaaagtcctggagattcatctgctctcagaaaccagtccatcatcatctcatatcatggagaacatcatattagaaatgtgttaggaaTAGATACAGGATCATGAGGatcacactgttcatgtctgttgatttccacagtcCCATTCACCAACATTGATCTCTGGACCAGGAAggacttcctacaatgtaagtcagtaagaaaaccaGCAGAAAACTCATGAGTGTGTTCATGTTCCTCCTGTAGAAGGAGAAAGAAGAGTTTATAActgatgatgtaaatgatgatgtGCACAGATACTGAGACACTGATGATACACTGAACATGAAGagatcaaacagattcataattcctgattctgatgtgttttatctccatcagattcccatcagctcactctggatctgaacacagtgaatacactcctctctctgtctgagaacaacagagtgattACTGACACTGACACAGATCagtcgtatcctgatcatccagacagatttgatgcgTGGTggcaggtgttgtgtagagagagtgtgtgtggacgctgttactgggagattgagtggagtggagatgatggtgtgtatatatcagtgtcatataagagcatcagcaggaagggaggAGGTAATGAGTGTTTGTTTGGAcataatgatcagtcctggagtttgtgcTGCTCTCCCTCCAGATACTCTTTCAGACACAATAAGATAAAGACTGTTCTCTCTGTGAAGCCCATCAtcaggagaataggagtgtttgtggatcacggagcaggaactctgtccttctacagcgtctctgacacaatgagtctcatccacacagtccagaccacattcactcagacgctctatcctgggttttggGTTGATGGaggatcatcagtgaaactgtgttgatgaatcagaataGATTGATGAGAGATTTTATCCCTAATGCTTTGAGCTGCGTGATGATTCAGCAACAGTGAGATGTTTAAGAGTATTCTCTCTTCATGACATCAATACTGCAGCTGAACTTCTCTCagtgaaattaacatttattaatttagctgacgcttttatccaaa is part of the Carassius auratus strain Wakin chromosome 27, ASM336829v1, whole genome shotgun sequence genome and encodes:
- the pnp5b gene encoding purine nucleoside phosphorylase 5b; translated protein: MFPDSSTGCSYEECKATADWLLAQAPVRPLLGIVCGSGLGGLAEMLKDPLVIKYSDIPSFPQSTVHGHAGRLVFGTLKGTPCVCMQGRFHLYEGYPIQKTTMPIRVFKLMGVETVILTNAAGGLNPDFTVGDIMVIKDHINIPGFAGNNPLVGANDERFGQRFPCMSEAYDRGLQQMLHAIAAELGYSSFMQEGVYSVLGGPSFETIAECRMLRSLGADAVGMSTVHEVIVARHCGMRVVALSLITNQAVMDYDSEKKANHQEVLQTGELRAQQMEKLVSTLVSRMQLQNNQH
- the LOC113045196 gene encoding tripartite motif-containing protein 16-like gives rise to the protein MAEARFSQDEFMCPVCLDLLKDPVAIPCGHSYCKICITDCWDQEDQKRVYSCPQCRQTFSPRPALSRNTMLAEVVEKLKKTRLSADCEAGAGDVQCDVCTGRKYRAVKSCLMCLNSYCQNHLEQHESWFRGKRHKVTEVTGRLQEMICQKHEKILEVFCRTDQKCICLLCTIIEHKNHDIVPAADQRTETQKQLKETQKTLQQRIQQREKDLQQLRETVESHKRSAQTAVEDSERIFTELIRSIERSRSELIRLIRDQEKTAVSRAEERLERLEQEINDLRRRDAELEQLSHTQDHIQFLQSFQSLSAPPESTDVNDDLFSSLFSSDDLRESVHQLRDKLEDFCKEELKKISDRVPFTSIDLWTRKDFLQYSHQLTLDLNTVNTLLSLSENNRVITDTDTDQSYPDHPDRFDAWWQVLCRESVCGRCYWEIEWSGYVYISVSYKSISRKGWGDECGFGYNDQSWSLCCSPSRYSFRHNKIKTVLSVKPIIRRIGVFVDHGAGILSFYSVSDTMSLIHTVQTTFTQTLYPGFWVDGGSSVKLC